A window of Triticum urartu cultivar G1812 unplaced genomic scaffold, Tu2.1 TuUngrouped_contig_6791, whole genome shotgun sequence genomic DNA:
GGAGAGGAGGGGTGGTTTGCTGGAAGAAAGCGCGGGATGAAATGTCCCCCCCACCAACCGCTTCCGTTTATATGCAGGGCACCACAACCGCGAGGGGGAAACCTGCGTTTTCCCGGGTTAAGGTCGGGATTTTGCCGCGCCCCCTAAAATTTTTTGCGGGCCGGGCGGGATGCGGGATCTGATCGGGCTGGTTTTTCCACCCCGACCCGCATTTTGACGGTTATTTTACGGGTCGGGGcgggatgcggggtctgctagagttgctctaaaaAGGATTCGACCAGTCCCACGACGTCGTCACCATTTCCTCCCACGCCATGTCGTGTGATTGGGCCTAGTAGTTTGCCGCCCGTCTTTCCTCCTTGCACATGTGGATACCATGGAGGGATTGTACCTGCGATGTTGTGACGAACCATTTGAGAGAACTACGAGGAAATGTTTAAGGGATTCACGAGGAGGAGACAGAGATGCACTTCACAACTCTTCTTCTGTTGTCATGATTGTGCGTCTAGTGGTAAAACTAGTTCCGTGATCTATCTACACAACATGTTCCTGGTTCATGCAGTGGAAAATTTTCTTTTGCGACCGCGTGCCCTGACCACAACACCCCAGTCCCTCCAACAACACCTGGATGACAAACCATCTTTCAATTTATTTTACAATTCCCACTAGAGATAATGTGTGAACCCGTTCAAAGAGAAGCCCTCAAAAAATGGATGTGTTAAGAAAATCATGGCAACCGAGGGGGGCTGAAGAGGGTCTTTCAGACATTGATTTTCCATACATCTTAAAACTTTAATGTTTTTCAGTTTTCATGTCATTTTCTTATTAGATTTGTACCATTTTAATATTATTTGGACCAATATATTAACAAGGCACCATGAAGGCTAGTGATCCCACTTTTCTTCTAAGTTGCACCCTCCCCCTCGAGATTGACGGGTGGGACCCGGATCACTAGCATTAAGACAAGTCTGGGGCAAATCATCAAACCCCATGTAAAATGGGGCAAATGATTCTAATCCCTTCAAAAAGCCTTAGCCTTAAAGGATCTCTCTCCCTAGTAGAATTCCTAAAGGAAAAAAGATACGCGGTGACATAATTGCTTCTCAGAAAGGCATTTTACATTGCAATGATTTATTTCCATAAAAAGAATGAGTAAATCTCTCTCAGAGAGGAAGGGAATAAATTTCCGAATTTTTTATCCGGGCATGATATTGGGAACAACCGTAAAATCAGCTTCcgtaagaaaataaataaatgagAAGAAGAAATAGAATAGAAACAACGAATTATAAGTAAGCAGTCCAAACAATTAAGAAAAACAATTAAAAAACGAATAATAAGTAAATGAATAAAAATTGAAAAGGAAAGGCCGGCAGACAGGGAGAAGTGGGAGGCGCTCCTCCCGTGCAGCGTGTCTATCCGCACGCACAGCCGCTGCCGACACAGCCGAACCACCCAGCTGACGGAGCGGGACCGCATGCCCTCCGGACCCACGCCTCATGGGAGAAGCCTGAACCGCACTGGTGCTCCCGGAATTAAGCATTCTGTTCAACGCTGCAACGGCTACTACTAGAAAGCCCAAAAAGCCTGCGAAGTGCCCGTTGGGCTCGGCGCCGTCATCCCACGCTCGCACAAAGACAGGGGAAAAAAGagggatctctctctctctctctctctctctctctctctctctctactccTCTGTGCGCTTGCCATTTTCCCCAAATCTGTcagagagggagagagctagGTTTTCCCTGCGCCCGAGCGATCCAGCAGGAGCGGCCATGAACATCTTCAAGAAGAAGGTCGACCCCAAAGGTACGGCCCGGTTCCTGGATTCGCGTTGTTCTTTTGGTTTAGATTGGGGGGTTTCGGCGATTCTAGCGGGGTTCTAGCCTCGCCTCGATTCGTCCCCCCTTCCCGTCCCGCCGATTTGGTCGATCTGCGGCCCGGGCTTCGGTGATGCGGGCGTTTCTGTGATCCAAAGGCGAGATCTTTGCTGGATTTCGGCCTTCTAGAACCGGATTTTTTGTCCCCGGCTGCTTCGATAGGTAGGGTTTTAGGGTCACCTAGCGCTTGCGCGGATGGAGGATAAATCGAGAATGTTCTGGGTGTCGGAGTGGGGAAACTCGCTGAGTTCATTCATGGGCGTGCAAATTGTGAATTAACTGGCAGTGTGGAGTTTGGTGTCGCCAACTAATGGCCTGATGCTTTTGTCACCTGCAGAGGCTCTCAGGACGAGCAAGCGAGAGATGTCAGTCGCCACAAGAGGTGAGAGCAAAatctcctcttcttttccttcCGGTGTTCTGTCAACTTGTCCCAGGCATTCCCTTTAGTTCTTATTGCTCCCTAACATACATGGCTTAAATACCACTGATTCACCAGCGTTATTGTGAATTTTTTTATGTAAGTGACATTTGAACATGTGCTATATTAACAGCAAACCTGCACAAGTTCAGAAATCGGCGTCTTTTTTTAAAGGCAATCGATGATATATCATGTAACAGAGTTTCACTGAATAAGATTACAACCGACAGTGATACTACCTTAAGTATCagctcttgaagaaaaatgtAGTTGGCAATGTGCTAATTTCTGACACCATTTCTCTCCTTTTGCATTTTTAGGAGTTGAGCGAGAGATTGGCTCCCTGCAAATGGAGGTATGTAGTAAGTGAAGGGCCTTTTCTTGTTCTTTCCACAAGGCAAACAATGGGCAGATTTCACAAAGTTGCTTGGTTGGGTTGAACCCACTGTTCTCACATAGTATGAGTAATTGATTAATACAAACAATATGCTACCGTCATACTGAACTAGATTGCCCATAGGAATTTTTTCTTCTACCAGGAGTGTGATAGTAGTTCCACTGCAATACTGAACTAGAGTAGAATGGATGTCAAGCTCCCACCACACAATAGAGGCCAGACTGACTGCGTGGAGATTAGGTAGCACTGCCACTGTTGATATTATTCAATTATTATGCTTCTGGTGTGCAATGAACCAGACAGCAGGTTTGCTCCTGAGATGTTTTTCGATAATACCTCGAAAATAGCTCACTGTTATTTGTTTTTGGATCTTTGTTCAGGAATTAAAGCAACAAATTGCAAATCTGATCAGTGCCATATTGCAGTTGATACTTCATTTTGGACCTTGCACTTAAATTTCTGTCTTGGTTTTCTTTGATAAAATTGCGTTAACCAAGTGAATATTGTGCTAAAATATTGTTATTTTTGCAACTGAAATGCTTATACACATTTTTATTGAGGCTGTGAGGTGCCTCAAACACCTAGAGGTCTTCATGCTGCTGCCATACCCTCATGCTCTAGGAGTGGAAACCACAGCAGTTTAGTCCAGAAAGGGCGTGAAACAGCAGCATCACTTTGCATCTTTACTTATTATTACTGTATCATTATGGCTTGTGTGTATTGTATTGTTTTGTTTCCTAACGCCGTAGTGGTACCATTCCAGGAGAAGAAGCTAGTTGCTGAGATCAAGAAGACTGCCAAGACTGGAAATGAGGTAAGTATGCTAGGATTTTGCGTAAGATCCCTAATCCATAACAATTTTCTTATTGATGTCTTACAATGCGTGTTCTGTATTGCTATAGGCTGCAACCAAAATTCTAGCCCGGCAACTAGTCAGGCTTAGGCAACAAATCGTCAATTTACAAGGTACACGGGCGCAGATACGTGGAGTAGCTACTCACACACAGGTATGCCTAGCTTTCAGTTTGATTTATACAGCTGCAAATTTTGAGCACGGACAGAATAAACTTACTACTGTGTGTGAACTATCTATTTTTCAAGGCAATGTATGCTGGAACTTCAATATCTGCTGGAATGAAAGGCGCAAGCAAAGCGATGGCAGCAATGAATAAGGTATGACGAAAGACAGCCATGGTTGGTTGGCTGTTCTTTAACTATCGATCTTTGCCAATCTCTAGTCAATCTTTTCCTGTGAACTTATTTGTGAACTGTGTATCCTGAGATGGTTGGTGCAATTTTTTTTCAGCAATTGGAACCAGCGAAGCAGATGAAGCAGATGAGAGAATTCCAGAAGCAATCATCTCAATTGGACATGACGGTAATAGCATTTCGGACACTCTTTAATTGTTTATTGTGGTGTTAAGGGCAGATGCTTAGTTAAATCGCATTATATAGATATGTATGAGTTAGCCATGATGGTAATAAAATTGTGGACATATGCCTTATTTCTTTACTGTAGTGTTAAGTCGTTACTCTTAGATATATCACATTATGTAGATGTGTTTGTTGGTTAGTTATTACTTGCTTAGCACATATGAATAAACTAGATCAGGGAGCCCAGACCAGATGCAATCTTTGTTGCCTGGGGATGATTCATCCATTTATTGTATTTACTGTGGATTTCTTATGATCTACACTCTTATGAGCATTCTGAGATGTCATCCACTCAAATTGTTAGTGCTTCCATTCATCTTTTCTGAGATTTCATTTTGTAAATTTGTACGCAGATTGACTACGTTTCCCTTCATTGTGCCGTTTCAAATATTCTTTAGAAGTATGAATCAGTACAGCATCTTAGTATAATTAGTTGTTTCATCCTATTTATTGTACAGCAATCATTGTTTTCTGTGGACGATTCATCCTATTTATTGTGGACTTTTCATGATCTACAGTGTATGAGCATTCTGAGATATCCACTCAAATTGCTCACTCCATATCCATGTGTTCTGAGAATTCCTTTTGTAATTTTGTACACACATTAGCTATGTTTCCCTCCATTGTGTCGTTTCATATATATCTATGAATCAATACAGCATCTTAGAATAGTTAGCTATTTCAGTGTCTTCATAACTTATTTGTCAGTTCGGTCAGATATGTCAGTATTCCTACAGATGTACTCAAAGAAATGTTCTAGCTGTCAGCTTGAGATCAATAACTTATTCCCAAGATCCCTTTAAattgtttttttttctgaaaattAAGATCAACTATTTCCATGCAGCTTGAGATGATGTCTGATGCCATCGATGAAACACTAGATAAGGATGAGGCTGAAGAGGAAACAGAAGAGCTCACGAACCAGGTAAAATGCTAATTATATTCTGCATTTTGACGAGGGAGAGCGTTTTGGCTCCCTGGTGGGCAATCATTTTTGGCACGGTTGTTAGCTGCCTGGCAAAGCTAACTTTCTTACATGTTTGCTACCAAACGGATCCCCTCATTGCTAAGCAAGATTAAACAAGACCTTGTATTGAAACGTCCCCTAACTGTTTCATGATATGTGATATATCCCTCTGCCCTCGATGCAGGTTCTGGATGAGATTGGTGTTGATGTGGCTTCTCAGGTAAATACACCTGTTCATTCTACACTACCAGCGTGCTGAATCTTAATTCTAAATGCTGATTTTGAGGCATTCGTGATACTGCAGCTGTCTTCTGCACCTAAAGGCCGTATTGGAGCCAGTAACAAGAAAGCCGAGAACAACCAAGCACGGTATACAATCATTTCTCCCCCCACAATCATAGCTAAAATGTCCATCTCAACAGATGAGCAAACTGTGTTCTTTTATTCTGGGCCTCTGTATCTGTTTGCCTTTTACCTGATGGAAATGTCATGCTATCAGGAATGCGGCTCCAGCGAAAAATGTGGCGCCTGAACCTAATGCCGCTGAAGTTGATGATCTGGAGAGGAGACTGGCATCTCTCCGCCGCATCTGAGTTGCTGCTGCAAGAAAGTTTATATAGCCTTATATATGTAAATCTGTTTACTGGTGCCTTGTTTCCAA
This region includes:
- the LOC125531091 gene encoding vacuolar protein sorting-associated protein 2 homolog 2-like produces the protein MNIFKKKVDPKEALRTSKREMSVATRGVEREIGSLQMEEKKLVAEIKKTAKTGNEAATKILARQLVRLRQQIVNLQGTRAQIRGVATHTQAMYAGTSISAGMKGASKAMAAMNKQLEPAKQMKQMREFQKQSSQLDMTLEMMSDAIDETLDKDEAEEETEELTNQVLDEIGVDVASQLSSAPKGRIGASNKKAENNQARNAAPAKNVAPEPNAAEVDDLERRLASLRRI